From the genome of Hyperolius riggenbachi isolate aHypRig1 chromosome 9, aHypRig1.pri, whole genome shotgun sequence, one region includes:
- the VASH1 gene encoding tubulinyl-Tyr carboxypeptidase 1, which produces MYNLSVTSDGSSYKPETGSFDVGVGGVMRRLVAGRLRPPRVIGRRAGCGRAAPDCWGPGMEEDDGGTPFYINRGGLPIQEEVWERMWRYVARIHPGGEQTVRLIRARDDLPRIPIPAVPVFSAGSSVPERVEAVQRYIRELQYNHTGTQFFEIKKTRPLTGLMDLAKEMTKEALPIKCLEAVILAIYLTNSISGLERFPISFKTQFSGGCFRHIVLGLHWNGYFGAVGISRREDLMYKPFRHRTLSDLIADFQDAYSGCWHTLRKVKIGPFVSHDPHSVEQIDWKQLVLDVQEVSGEVLRRELERHSREMRLRITKGPPSPPKERKRDVTPSPQRGQSSPQRRERQDRRSSGDKPCDPKSLTDLSGYQIRV; this is translated from the exons ATGTACAATTTGagtgtgacgtcagacggctccTCCTACAAACCGGAGACGGGCAGCTTTGACGTCGGTGTGGGCGGGGTGATGCGGCGTCTGGTGGCTGGGAGACTCCGCCCCCCGCGTGTGATTGGCCGGAGGGCGGGATGCGGCCGGGCGGCTCCTGACTGTTGGGGTcccgggatggaggaggatgacgGGGGGACCCCATTCTACATCAACCGAGGGGGTCTCCCCATCCAGgaggaggtgtgggagcggatgtGGCGCTATGTGGCCCGGATACACCCGGGGGGAGAACAGACGGTGCGGCTGATCCGAGCCCGAGACGACCTGCCGCGG ATACCGATACCAGCAGTTCCAGTATTCAGTGCCGGATCCTCTGTCCCGGAAAGAGTGGAAGCTGTGCAGCGATATATCCGGGAACTGCA ATACAACCACACCGGGACCCAGTTTTTTGAGATAAAGAAGACGCGACCACTTACTGG GCTGATGGACCTGGCAAAAGAGATGACCAAAGAAGCCCTGCCAATCAAATGTCTAGAGGCCGTAATTCTTGCTAT CTACCTGACCAATAGCATCTCTGGTTTGGAGCGTTTCCCCATCAGCTTCAAGACACAGTTTTCTGGAGGCTGCTTCCGCCATATTGTGCTTGGCTTGCATTGGAACGGATACTTTGGTGCAGTGGGGATCAGTCGGCGGGAAGATCTGATGTATAAACCATTTCGCCATCGAACCCTCAGTGACCTGATAGCGGATTTCCAGGATGCGTACTCTGGTTGCTGGCACACACTGCGCAAAGTGAAGATCGGCCCctttgtgtcacatgaccccCACAGCGTGGAGCAGATTGACTGGAAGCAGCTGGTGTTGGATGTGCAAGAAGTGAGCGGCGAGGTTCTGCGGAGAGAGCTGGAGAGACACAGCCGGGAGATGAGACTCAGG ATTACCAAGGGACCCCCTTCCCCTCCCAAGGAGAGAAAACGTGATGTCACCCCTTCCCCCCAACGAGGACAGTCCAGCCCGCAGCGCCGGGAGCGTCAGGACAGGCG